Sequence from the Nocardia brasiliensis genome:
GTCGCCGAGGGCACGCCGGTCTGGGGCGACGTCGAATTCGCCTGGTGGGTGGATCAAGCCAGGATCTACGGGCCGGTGCGCAAGTGGCTGGTGGTCACCGGCACCAACGGCAAGACCACCACCACGCAGATGACCCACGCCATCCTGCGCGCCGCGGGCATCCCCAGCGTCGCGTGCGGCAATATCGGCCTGCCGATCCTGGACGCGTTGCGGCGCAACCCCGGTCCGCAGGTGCTCGCCGTCGAGCTGTCCTCGTTCCAGCTGCACTGGGCGCCCTCGGTGCGTCCCGAGGCGGGCGTGGTGCTCAATGTGGCCGAGGATCACCTGGATTGGCACGGCGGCCTCGACGCCTACGCCGCGGCCAAGGCGCGGGCGCTGTTCGGTCGCGTCGGCGTGGTCGGGCTCGACGACCCGGTGGCGGCCGCGCTGGCCCGGCGCAGCAAGGCGCGCCGGACCGTCGGCTTCCGGATCGGCGTGCCCGCCGACGGCGAACTCGGCGTGGTCGACGGCAAGCTGCTGGATCGGGCGTTCACCAAGGCCGCGATCCTCGCCGAGGTCGGCGACATCAGCCCGCCGGGACCGGCGGGTGTGGCCGACGCGCTCGCGGCCGCCGCGCTGACCCGTGCCATCGATGTTGCCCCGCAGTTCATCCGGGAAGGCCTGGTCGAGCACAAGGTCGGCCCGCACCGCTCGGCGTTCGTCGCCGAGGTGGGCGGGGTCGAGTTCATCGATGACTCCAAGGCCACCAACCCGCACGCCGCGCGCACCGCGATCCTGGCCCATCCGCAGGTGGTCTGGCTCGCGGGCGGACAGCTCAAGGGCGCCCAGATCGAGGATCTCGTCGAGGAGGTCGCCGATCGGTTGGTCGCCGTGGTGCTGATCGGGGCCGACGCGCCGGTATTCGCGGCCGCGTTGGCGCGACACGCGCCCGAGGTCCCGGTCGTCGAGCTGATCGCGGGAGACGATGCAGGGATGGGTGCCGACGCGTCGAGAACCGACAAGGCCGACGCCGTGATGGCGCGGGCGGTACGGGCCGCGGCCGGGTTCGCCCGTCGCGGAGACACCGTACTGCTCGCCCCCGCCGCGGCGTCGTTGGACATGTTCACCGATTACACGCATCGGGGCCGCAGTTTCGCGGCGTCGGTGCACGCACTGGAAGACGGTGACGTCGGGCGGCAGCTATGACCGATTCCGCGCGGCGTAGCGATCCAGGAGCCGGTGCCCGGTTCGTGGCCTGGCTGGCGCGGCCGCTCGCGTCGTTCCACCTGGTGGTCACCATCGCCACGCTGCTGACGGTGCTCGGCCTGGTGATGGTGCTCTCGGCGTCGAGCGTGGAGGCCTATGCCGACGGCGGCTCGGCGTACTCGCTGTTCATCCAGCAGGCGATGTTCGCGGCGATCGGCGCGGTGCTGTTCTATCTGGCGCTGCGGATTCCGTTGCGCAGGCTGCGGCAGTGGTCGTTCCCGCTGTTCGTGATCTCGGTGCTCGGGCTGGTGCTGGTGCTGGTGCCCGGCATCGGTTCCAAGGTGCAGGGCGCGCGGCGCTGGATCGATCTCGGCCTGTTCTCGGTGCAGCCGTCGGAGATCGTGAAGGTCACCCTGGTCGTCTGGGGCGCGCACCTGCTCGCGTCGCGGCGCTCCGAGCATGCCGGCCTCAAGGACATCCTGATGCCGCTGGTGCCCGCGGGCCTGCTCGTCTGCCTGCTCGTGGTGGTGGAACCGAACCTGTCCACCACCATCGCGCTCGGCATCGTGCTCGCGGCGCTGCTCTGGTTCGGCGGCCTGCCGCTGCGCCTGTTCATCACGATCTCGGTCTCCGGCATGATCGCCGCGGCGGTGCTCGCGCTCTCGGCCGGCTACCGGTCCGATCGGATGCGCGCGTTCTTCAACCCCGGTGACGACCCGCAGGGCATCAACTACCAAGCGCGCCAGGCGTTGTTCTCGCTGGCCGACGGCGGTATCTGGGGCCGAGGCCTCGGGCAGAGCCGGGCCAAGTGGAGCTATCTGCCCAACTCGCACAACGACTTCATCTTCGCCATCATCGGCGAGGAACTCGGCTTTCTCGGCTGCGCCCTGGTGCTCGGGCTGTTCGCGCTGTTCGTCTACACCGGGCTGCGCATCGCGAGCCGCTCGGTGGATCCGTTCTTGCGGTTGCTCACCGCGACCGCGACGACGTGGATCACCGGGCAGGCCCTGATCAACATCGGCTACGTGGTCGGGCTGCTGCCGGTGACCGGCCTGCAGCTGCCGCTGGTGTCGGCGGGCGGCTCGTCACTGGCCATCACGCTGTTCATGTTCGGCATCATCGCCAACGCGGCCCGGCATGAGCCGGAGGCGGTTTCGGCGCTGCACGCCGGGCAGGACGGTAGATTCAGCAGGCTGCTGCGCCTGCCCAAGCCCGAGGTGTACTCGCCGGCGCGGGCCGGCGCCGCCAGGGCGAAGTCCGCGCAACGGGGTAGGGCACCGCGCTCGGGCCGACCGGCCGCGCTGCCGCCCGGCCGACGTGGCCAGGGCGAATCGGGCAGGCGCCGCTCGCCGGAGAGCCGGGGTACCAGTTCGCTGCGGGCCACCAGGGCATGGGAGCCAAGCTATCCGGTCAACCACGCAAGAGAACGGGGAAGATCTAGGTGATCTCGGTAATCGTCGCCGGCGGCGGCACGGCGGGCCACATCGAGCCGGCGCTGGCGGTGGCGGACGCGCTGCGTCGGCTCGACGATTCGATCCGGGTGACGGCGCTCGGTACCGAACGCGGCCTGGAAACCCGGCTGGTCCCCGAACGCGGTTATCCGCTCGAGCTGATCCCGCCGGTTCCGTTGCCCCGCAAGCCCACCGCGGATCTGCTGTGGCTGCCCGGCCGGGTGCGGGCCTCGGTGGCGCAGACCAGGGCCGTGATCGATCGGGTCGAGGCGGATGTGATCGTCGGCTTCGGCGGCTATGTCGCGTTGCCCGCGTACCTGGCCGCCGGGCCGGGTCTGCTGCGGCGGCGCCGCGCGGTGCCGGTGGTGGTGCACGAGGCCAACGCCAAGGCGGGCATCGCGAACAAGGTCGGCGCCCGGCGGGCCCGGCGCGTGCTCGCCGCCGTGCCCGATTCGGGCCTGGCCGGGGCGCAGGTCGTCGGCATCCCGGTGCGCGCGGCCATCACCACGCTGGACCGCGCCGCGTTGCGGGCCGAGGCGCGTGCGCATTTCGGGTTGCCCGCCGAGGGGCCGGTGCTGCTGGTCTTCGGCGGCTCGCAGGGCGCGCTGAGCCTGAACGACGCGGTGTCCGGCGCCGCCGCGCAACTGGCCGCGGCGGGCATCTCGGTGCTGCACGCGCACGGCCCCAAGAACACACTCGAGGTCGCGTCCGGTGACGGTGCGGCGCGCTATGTCGCGGTGCCGTATCTTTCCCGGATGGACCTCGCCTATGCCGCCGCCGACGCGGTGGTCTGCCGGTCGGGCGCGATGACCGTCGCCGAGGTGTCGGCGGTCGGGCTGCCCGCGTTCTACGTGCCACTGCCGCACGGCAACGGTGAGCAGGAGCTCAACGCCGGACCGGTGGTCCGGCAGGGCGGTGGCAGAATTGTCCCCGATTCGGAGCTGACGCCGAAATACGTGATCGATGAGGTGATTCCGCTGCTCATGGACCCCGCACGGCTGATCGAGATGGGCCGTGCCGCCGCCGGTGCCGGGCACCGCGACGCCGCCGACGAGGTGGCGCGCATCGTGCTGGGGGTCGCCGGATGACCGAGGAGGATCTCTCGGCGTTGCCGCCCTCGCTCGAGCGGGTGCACATGGTCGGCATCGGCGGTGCCGGGATGTCCGGGATCGCGCGCATCCTGTTGTCCAGGGGCGGCGCCGTTTCCGGGTCGGATGCCAAGGAGAGTCGCGGGGTGCTCGCGCTGCGGGCGCGCGGCGCGCAGGTGCGCATCGGTCACGATGCCAGCGCACTCGACCTCTTACCCGGCGGCCCGACCGTGGTGGTCACCACCTACGCGGCCATCCCGAAGACCAATCCCGAACTGGTGGAAGCGAATCGGCGCGACATCCCGGTGCTGCTGCGCCCGGCCGTGCTCGCCTCGCTGATGCAGGGGCATCGCACGCTGCTGGTGTCGGGCACACACGGCAAGACCTCGACCACCTCGATGCTCATCGTGTCGTTGCAGCACTGCGGCTTCGACCCGTCCTTCGCGGTCGGCGGCGAGCTGAACGAGGCGGGCACCAACGCCCACCACGGCACCGGGGATATCTTCGTCGCCGAGGCCGACGAGAGCGACGGCTCGCTGCTGCAGTACGAGCCCGACGTCGCGGTGGTCACCAACATCGAGTCCGATCACCTGGACTTCTTCGGCACCGACGAGGCCTACGTGCAGGTCTTCGACGACTTCGCCGACCGGTTGAGCGCGGGCGGGCTGCTCGTCGTCTGCCTGGACGACCCTGGTTCGCGGGCGCTGGCCGAACGGGTCGGCGCGCGCCTGGCCGAGAAGAACGTGCGGGTACTCGGTTACGGCTCCGGCGAACTCGCCGACGCGCCCGTTCCGGTCGGGGTGCGGCTGCACAGCTGGGAGCCGCGCGACGTCGGCGGCATCGCCCAGTTCCAGCTCGCCGACGAGGCGACCCCGCGCACCCTGCGACTGGCGGTGCCGGGCAGGCACATGGCCTTGAACGCGCTGGCCGCGCTGCTCGCGGCCCGCGCGGCCGGTGCGGACGTGGACGAGATCGTTCAAGGCCTGGCGGGTTTCGGCGGTGTGCACCGGCGGTTCCAGTTCTCCGGCCGGGAGAACGGGGTGCGCGTCTTCGACGACTACGCCCACCACCCGACCGAGGTGCGCGCGGTGCTCGGCGCCGCGGCCGAACTGGTGCAGCAGGAGGCCCGCGACGGCGCCCGCTCCCGCCAGGGCCGCGTCATCGTGGTGTTCCAACCGCATCTGTACAGCCGCACCGCCACCTTCGCCGCGGAGTTCGGCACCGCGCTCAGCCTCGCCGACGAGGTGGTCGTGCTCGATGTCTACGGCGCGCGGGAGAAGCCGCTGCCGGGGGTGAACGGCGCGCTGGTCGCGCAGGCGGTCACCAAACCCGTGCACTACCAACCGGATATGTCGCGGGTGGGCAAGCAGGTCGCCCGGCTCGCGCTGCCCGGTGACGTGGTGATCACCATGGGCGCGGGGGACGTGACCATGCTCGGCAGTCAGATCCTGGACGGTTTACGGGCGCGGCCCCAGTACGGGCGGTGAGCGCCGTGACGACGCGGCCGCGCCCGCATCGGCCGCCGAGCGAGCGGAGTCGTGATGGCCAGGCGTGACACCAGGGGTGACGGCGCGACCCGGCGCGGGTTCGCCGCGGCGCGTTCGGCACGCGAGCGGTTCGGCGCGGGGGAGGCCCGACGGTTCTGGCTGTGGGGATTGCTGGGCGTGTGCGTCCTCGTGATCGTCGCGGCCGTCGCGTGGTTCACCCCGGCGCTTTCGGTGCGCACGGTCGAGGTCGACGGTGCGGTCGCGGTGCCCGAACAACAGGTGCGCGACCTGCTCGAGATTCCGTCAGGTCGCTCGATGCTGCGCATCGACACCACCGAGATCGCGCGGCGGGTGGCGCGCATTCCCAAGGTGCGCACCGCGCGGGTGCAGCGGGTTTTCCCGTCGACGGTGAAAGTGACCGTCGTCGAGCGGGTTCCGGTGGTGTTCTTCGAGAGTCCGCAGGGCGCGCACCTGTTGGACGCGGAGAGCGTGGAATTCGCGATCGAGCCCGCGCCGATCGGGGTGCCGAAGCTGATCACCGATCATCCCGCCGGCGACGACCCGCTCACCAGGGCGGCGGTCGCGGTGCTCACCGTGTTGCCGCCTGCGCTGGGCGTTCAGGTGGACGAGGTTGTGGCGCGGTCCATTTCAGATATTTCCCTGAAACTGAAGGATGAGCGCACGGTACTCTGGGGCGGGACCAACGACGCCGAGCGCAAGTCGGCGGTCGTACTGCCGCTGCTGACCCGCCCCGGAACGGTGTTCGATGTTTCGAGTCCTAATCTGGTCACGGTAAAGTGATCGATACCCATTGCGCCCGCGTCGAATTGCCGCATTCGACGGGCGGCGCTCGCGGTCCCATCGTGGATCGGCGAGCCGCTGCCTCCGGGCCTGACGCTCACGCCGCCGGGCTGATACAGGCCGGCGGGCGGGGCGCCGGGGGGCAACCGTTCACCATACTTCGTGTGGGTCGGCGAAACGAGAGGGATCACACAAGATTCTGTGTCTCGTTCCGGCGCGCCTGCGCGCGGTTTGCGGCGGCGGCGAATAGCGTTCCGCAGCAGTCGGATACTTGACATAACGCTAACCCTATGGTTGAGCTTTAGGGTTTGCCCGAGCGGCGGTTCGCTGAGTTGGCCGCTCAGGCGAAACCGGCGGAGTGTCTCGAATCCGAAAACGACAGGCTTTAGATCGAAGGAAGGCGAGAGCCCATGACGCCCCCGCACAACTACCTTGCCGTGATCAAGGTCGTCGGTATCGGCGGCGGCGGCGTGAATGCCGTCAACCGGATGATCGAACAGGGTCTCAAAGGTGTCGAGTTCATCGCGGTCAATACCGACGCGCAGGCTCTGCTGATGAGTGATGCCGACGTCAAGCTCGACGTCGGCCGCGAACTCACCCGTGGTCTCGGAGCGGGCGCCGACCCCGAGGTCGGTCGCAAGGCGGCCGAGGACCACAAGGACGAGATCGAAGAGGTGCTCAAGGGCGCCGACATGGTCTTCGTGACCGCGGGCGAGGGCGGCGGCACCGGCACCGGTGGTGCGCCGGTCGTCGCCCAGATCGCCCGCAAGCTCGGTGCGCTGACCATCGGTGTGGTCACCCGCCCGTTCTCCTTCGAGGGCAAGCGGCGCGGCAACCAGGCCGAGGTCGGCATCAACCAGCTGCGCGAATCCTGCGACACGCTCATCGTGATCCCGAACGACCGGCTGCTGCAGCTCGGCGACGCGGCCGTCAGCCTGATGGACGCGTTCCGCTCGGCCGACGAGGTGCTGCTCAACGGTGTGCAGGGCATCACCGACCTGATCACCACGCCGGGTCTGATCAACGTCGACTTCGCCGACGTCAAGAGCGTGATGTCGGGCGCGGGCAGCGCCCTGATGGGCATCGGCTCCGCGCGCGGCGAGGGCCGCTCGGTGAAAGCGGCGGAGTCCGCGATCAATTCGCCGCTGCTCGAGGCGTCGATGGACGGCGCGCACGGCGTGCTGCTCTCGATCGCGGGCGGCTCCGACCTCGGCCTGTTCGAGATCAACGAGGCGGCGTCGCTGGTGCAGGAGGCCGCGCACATCGAGGCCAACATCATCTTCGGCACGGTGATCGACGACTCGCTCGGCGACGAGGTGCGCGTCACCGTGATCGCCGCGGGTTTCGACGGCGGCGGACCCGCTCGCCGGACCTTCGACACCACCGGCCGCAGCACCATCGGGTCGGCCCGCTCCGGCGAGATCGGCCAGAACCGCGGCACCGAGGTCGCGGCCCGCGGCACCGACACCGCGGCCACCGGCGCGAGCGCCTCGACCCGCGGCGCCGTCCCGAGCTACCGCGACTCCGAACGGGCCCGCCTCGCCGAGCCGACCGTCGCCAACAACCCCCGCGCCCACATCGAACCCCCCGACGACGATGACGACGACGTGGACGTCCCCTCCTTCATGCGCCGCTGACCCACCCCCGCGTCCCCTGACTCGACTCACCCGCACAGGTGCGGGTTCCTGAGAAACAGGGGCGAGGGGGTTAAGGGGCGGCGACTAGGCTCGAGTGCATGACTTCTGCGCCGACGCTGACGGTTCGACGGGTGACAACTACTCGAGCGGGGGGCTTTTCGGCGCCGCCGTACGAGTCGTTCAATCTCGGCGATCACGTCGGGGACGATCCGGCGACGGTGCGGCGCAACCGGGATCGACTGGCCGAGGGAATCGGGCTGACGCCGGACCGGCTGGTGTGGATGGAACAGATCCACGGCCGCAATGTCGAGATCATCGATGGCCCGCGGGCCGAGCCGGTGCCCGCGACCGACGCGATCGTGACGAACGTGCCCGGCCTCGCGCTGGTGGTGCTGACCGCCGACTGCGTGCCCATCCTGCTCTCCGACGACGAGGCCGGTGTGCTCGCGGCCGTGCACGCCGGTCGCATCGGCGCGCGCATCGGCATCGTGCCGAAGGTGCTCGAGGCGATGCTGTCGCTGGGCGCGCGAGCGGAGCGGATCGGCGCGTTCCTGGGGCCCGCGGCCTCG
This genomic interval carries:
- the murD gene encoding UDP-N-acetylmuramoyl-L-alanine--D-glutamate ligase — encoded protein: MLEFLRGRDVLVAGWGVSGRSLVEPLRDIGARPVVTDGGAAALAEAAGLGLDIATCVELESTDWSRFALVITSPGWRPDSPVLAAAVAEGTPVWGDVEFAWWVDQARIYGPVRKWLVVTGTNGKTTTTQMTHAILRAAGIPSVACGNIGLPILDALRRNPGPQVLAVELSSFQLHWAPSVRPEAGVVLNVAEDHLDWHGGLDAYAAAKARALFGRVGVVGLDDPVAAALARRSKARRTVGFRIGVPADGELGVVDGKLLDRAFTKAAILAEVGDISPPGPAGVADALAAAALTRAIDVAPQFIREGLVEHKVGPHRSAFVAEVGGVEFIDDSKATNPHAARTAILAHPQVVWLAGGQLKGAQIEDLVEEVADRLVAVVLIGADAPVFAAALARHAPEVPVVELIAGDDAGMGADASRTDKADAVMARAVRAAAGFARRGDTVLLAPAAASLDMFTDYTHRGRSFAASVHALEDGDVGRQL
- the ftsW gene encoding putative lipid II flippase FtsW, giving the protein MTDSARRSDPGAGARFVAWLARPLASFHLVVTIATLLTVLGLVMVLSASSVEAYADGGSAYSLFIQQAMFAAIGAVLFYLALRIPLRRLRQWSFPLFVISVLGLVLVLVPGIGSKVQGARRWIDLGLFSVQPSEIVKVTLVVWGAHLLASRRSEHAGLKDILMPLVPAGLLVCLLVVVEPNLSTTIALGIVLAALLWFGGLPLRLFITISVSGMIAAAVLALSAGYRSDRMRAFFNPGDDPQGINYQARQALFSLADGGIWGRGLGQSRAKWSYLPNSHNDFIFAIIGEELGFLGCALVLGLFALFVYTGLRIASRSVDPFLRLLTATATTWITGQALINIGYVVGLLPVTGLQLPLVSAGGSSLAITLFMFGIIANAARHEPEAVSALHAGQDGRFSRLLRLPKPEVYSPARAGAARAKSAQRGRAPRSGRPAALPPGRRGQGESGRRRSPESRGTSSLRATRAWEPSYPVNHARERGRSR
- the murG gene encoding undecaprenyldiphospho-muramoylpentapeptide beta-N-acetylglucosaminyltransferase, producing the protein MISVIVAGGGTAGHIEPALAVADALRRLDDSIRVTALGTERGLETRLVPERGYPLELIPPVPLPRKPTADLLWLPGRVRASVAQTRAVIDRVEADVIVGFGGYVALPAYLAAGPGLLRRRRAVPVVVHEANAKAGIANKVGARRARRVLAAVPDSGLAGAQVVGIPVRAAITTLDRAALRAEARAHFGLPAEGPVLLVFGGSQGALSLNDAVSGAAAQLAAAGISVLHAHGPKNTLEVASGDGAARYVAVPYLSRMDLAYAAADAVVCRSGAMTVAEVSAVGLPAFYVPLPHGNGEQELNAGPVVRQGGGRIVPDSELTPKYVIDEVIPLLMDPARLIEMGRAAAGAGHRDAADEVARIVLGVAG
- the murC gene encoding UDP-N-acetylmuramate--L-alanine ligase, which codes for MTEEDLSALPPSLERVHMVGIGGAGMSGIARILLSRGGAVSGSDAKESRGVLALRARGAQVRIGHDASALDLLPGGPTVVVTTYAAIPKTNPELVEANRRDIPVLLRPAVLASLMQGHRTLLVSGTHGKTSTTSMLIVSLQHCGFDPSFAVGGELNEAGTNAHHGTGDIFVAEADESDGSLLQYEPDVAVVTNIESDHLDFFGTDEAYVQVFDDFADRLSAGGLLVVCLDDPGSRALAERVGARLAEKNVRVLGYGSGELADAPVPVGVRLHSWEPRDVGGIAQFQLADEATPRTLRLAVPGRHMALNALAALLAARAAGADVDEIVQGLAGFGGVHRRFQFSGRENGVRVFDDYAHHPTEVRAVLGAAAELVQQEARDGARSRQGRVIVVFQPHLYSRTATFAAEFGTALSLADEVVVLDVYGAREKPLPGVNGALVAQAVTKPVHYQPDMSRVGKQVARLALPGDVVITMGAGDVTMLGSQILDGLRARPQYGR
- a CDS encoding cell division protein FtsQ/DivIB, with translation MARRDTRGDGATRRGFAAARSARERFGAGEARRFWLWGLLGVCVLVIVAAVAWFTPALSVRTVEVDGAVAVPEQQVRDLLEIPSGRSMLRIDTTEIARRVARIPKVRTARVQRVFPSTVKVTVVERVPVVFFESPQGAHLLDAESVEFAIEPAPIGVPKLITDHPAGDDPLTRAAVAVLTVLPPALGVQVDEVVARSISDISLKLKDERTVLWGGTNDAERKSAVVLPLLTRPGTVFDVSSPNLVTVK
- the ftsZ gene encoding cell division protein FtsZ, translating into MTPPHNYLAVIKVVGIGGGGVNAVNRMIEQGLKGVEFIAVNTDAQALLMSDADVKLDVGRELTRGLGAGADPEVGRKAAEDHKDEIEEVLKGADMVFVTAGEGGGTGTGGAPVVAQIARKLGALTIGVVTRPFSFEGKRRGNQAEVGINQLRESCDTLIVIPNDRLLQLGDAAVSLMDAFRSADEVLLNGVQGITDLITTPGLINVDFADVKSVMSGAGSALMGIGSARGEGRSVKAAESAINSPLLEASMDGAHGVLLSIAGGSDLGLFEINEAASLVQEAAHIEANIIFGTVIDDSLGDEVRVTVIAAGFDGGGPARRTFDTTGRSTIGSARSGEIGQNRGTEVAARGTDTAATGASASTRGAVPSYRDSERARLAEPTVANNPRAHIEPPDDDDDDVDVPSFMRR
- the pgeF gene encoding peptidoglycan editing factor PgeF, which codes for MTSAPTLTVRRVTTTRAGGFSAPPYESFNLGDHVGDDPATVRRNRDRLAEGIGLTPDRLVWMEQIHGRNVEIIDGPRAEPVPATDAIVTNVPGLALVVLTADCVPILLSDDEAGVLAAVHAGRIGARIGIVPKVLEAMLSLGARAERIGAFLGPAASGRQYEVPAAMRADVEAHLPGSATTTVRGTPALDLRAGIRRQLTEAGVGAVAVDPRCTIEDHTLFSHRRGAPTGRLGSVIWSEVR